In one Pseudomonas fitomaticsae genomic region, the following are encoded:
- the ppsA gene encoding phosphoenolpyruvate synthase produces the protein MVEYVVSLDKLGKHDVEHVGGKNASLGEMISNLAGAGVSVPGGFATTAQAYRDFLELSGLNDQIHKALDALDVDDVNALAKTGAQIRQWIMEAEFPEKLNTEIRTAFAALSAGNPDVAVAVRSSATAEDLPDASFAGQQETFLNIRGVENVIRAAKEVFASLFNDRAISYRVHQGFDHKLVALSAGVQRMVRSETGTAGVMFTLDTESGFRDVVFITGAYGLGETVVQGAVNPDEFYVHKGTLAAGRPAILRRNLGSKAIKMIYGDEAKAGRSVKTVDVDKAERARFCLTDAEVSELAKQAMIIEKHYGCPMDIEWAKDGDDGKLYIVQARPETVKSRTQANVMERYLLKETGTVLVEGRAIGQRIGAGKVRIIKDVSEMDKVQPGDVLVSDMTDPDWEPVMKRASAIVTNRGGRTCHAAIIARELGIPAVVGCGNATQLLKDGQGVTVSCAEGDTGYIFEGELGFDIKKNSVDAMPELPFKIMMNVGNPDRAFDFAQLPNAGVGLARLEFIINRMIGVHPKALLNYDGLPQDIKESVDKRIAGYDDPVGFYVEKLVEGISTLAAAFAPKKVIVRLSDFKSNEYANLIGGKLYEPEEENPMLGFRGASRYISESFRDCFELECRALKRVRNEMGLTNVEIMVPFVRTLGEASQVVDLLAENGLARGDNGLRVIMMCELPSNAILAEEFLEFFDGFSIGSNDLTQLTLGLDRDSGIIAHLFDERNPAVKKLLANAIAACNKAGKYIGICGQGPSDHPDLAKWLMEQGIESVSLNPDTVLETWFFLAEGQAAE, from the coding sequence TTGGTAGAGTACGTAGTTTCCCTCGATAAGCTCGGCAAACACGATGTTGAGCATGTGGGGGGCAAGAACGCATCCCTGGGCGAGATGATCAGTAACCTGGCCGGTGCCGGTGTTTCGGTCCCCGGCGGCTTCGCCACCACGGCGCAAGCCTATCGCGACTTCCTGGAACTGAGCGGTCTGAACGATCAGATCCACAAGGCCCTCGATGCGCTGGACGTCGATGACGTCAATGCCCTGGCCAAGACCGGCGCCCAGATCCGCCAATGGATCATGGAAGCCGAATTCCCTGAAAAACTGAACACCGAGATCCGCACCGCGTTCGCTGCGCTGTCGGCCGGTAACCCTGACGTGGCCGTGGCCGTGCGTTCCTCCGCCACCGCCGAAGACTTGCCGGACGCTTCGTTCGCCGGTCAGCAGGAAACCTTCCTGAACATCCGTGGCGTGGAAAACGTCATCCGCGCGGCCAAGGAAGTGTTCGCTTCCCTGTTCAACGACCGTGCCATTTCCTACCGTGTCCACCAGGGCTTCGACCATAAACTGGTCGCCCTGTCGGCCGGTGTGCAGCGCATGGTGCGTTCGGAAACCGGCACCGCCGGCGTGATGTTCACCCTCGATACCGAATCCGGTTTCCGTGACGTGGTGTTCATCACCGGCGCCTACGGCCTGGGCGAAACCGTTGTTCAAGGCGCGGTGAACCCGGACGAATTCTATGTCCACAAGGGCACGCTGGCAGCCGGTCGTCCGGCGATCCTGCGCCGCAACCTGGGCAGCAAGGCCATCAAGATGATCTACGGCGACGAGGCCAAGGCCGGTCGTTCCGTGAAAACCGTTGATGTCGACAAGGCCGAGCGCGCGCGTTTCTGCCTGACCGACGCTGAAGTCAGCGAGCTGGCCAAGCAGGCGATGATCATCGAGAAGCACTACGGCTGCCCGATGGACATCGAGTGGGCCAAGGATGGTGACGACGGCAAGCTGTACATCGTGCAGGCCCGTCCGGAAACCGTGAAAAGCCGCACCCAGGCCAACGTCATGGAACGTTACCTGTTGAAAGAAACCGGCACCGTGCTGGTGGAAGGCCGTGCCATCGGCCAGCGCATCGGCGCCGGCAAGGTGCGGATCATCAAGGACGTCTCCGAGATGGACAAGGTCCAGCCGGGCGACGTGCTGGTCTCCGACATGACCGACCCGGACTGGGAACCGGTGATGAAGCGCGCCAGCGCCATCGTCACCAACCGTGGTGGCCGTACCTGCCACGCGGCAATCATCGCCCGTGAGCTGGGTATTCCGGCAGTCGTCGGTTGCGGCAACGCCACCCAACTGCTGAAGGATGGCCAGGGCGTGACCGTGTCCTGCGCCGAAGGCGACACCGGTTACATCTTCGAAGGCGAACTGGGCTTCGACATCAAGAAGAACTCCGTCGACGCCATGCCGGAGCTGCCGTTCAAGATCATGATGAACGTCGGCAACCCGGACCGCGCCTTTGACTTCGCGCAGCTGCCGAACGCCGGTGTGGGCCTGGCCCGTCTGGAATTCATCATCAACCGCATGATCGGCGTGCATCCGAAAGCGCTGTTGAACTACGACGGCCTGCCACAGGACATCAAGGAAAGCGTCGACAAGCGCATCGCCGGTTACGACGATCCGGTCGGCTTCTATGTCGAGAAACTGGTTGAAGGCATCAGCACCCTGGCCGCTGCGTTCGCACCGAAGAAGGTCATCGTGCGTCTGTCGGACTTCAAGTCCAACGAATACGCCAACCTGATCGGCGGCAAACTCTACGAGCCGGAAGAAGAAAACCCGATGCTGGGCTTCCGTGGCGCTTCGCGTTACATCAGCGAATCGTTCCGTGACTGCTTCGAACTCGAGTGCCGTGCGCTGAAACGCGTGCGCAACGAGATGGGCCTGACCAACGTCGAAATCATGGTGCCGTTCGTCCGTACCCTCGGCGAAGCCAGCCAGGTGGTGGATCTGCTCGCCGAAAACGGCCTGGCCCGTGGCGACAACGGTCTGCGCGTGATCATGATGTGCGAACTGCCATCCAACGCGATCCTGGCTGAAGAATTCCTCGAATTCTTCGACGGTTTCTCGATCGGCTCCAACGACCTGACTCAGCTGACACTGGGTCTGGATCGTGACTCCGGGATCATCGCGCACCTGTTCGACGAGCGTAATCCGGCGGTCAAGAAGCTGCTGGCCAACGCGATTGCCGCGTGCAACAAGGCTGGCAAGTACATCGGCATCTGTGGTCAGGGTCCTTCGGACCACCCGGACCTGGCCAAGTGGCTGATGGAGCAGGGCATCGAAAGTGTGTCGCTGAACCCGGACACCGTGCTGGAAACCTGGTTCTTCCTTGCCGAAGGCCAGGCGGCGGAATAA
- a CDS encoding zinc transporter ZntB produces MFEEENAQWGLVHALVLDGKGGARSIARTDLDDLQLQAHESLWLHWDRSHPQTQTWLRKSSGLNEFACDLLLEENTRPRLLPLPDSELLLFLRGVNLNPGAEPEDMVSVRIFASAQRVISLRLRPLRATDELLVMLGEGKGPKTSSELMLYLAQFLTNKVQDLVTCLSEVVDEEEEKLDADERYTPEHGAILHIRRRAAGLKRFLAPQRDIFGQLTRIKLPWFVDDDADYWNELNNSLTRYLEELELTRERVGLVLEAEDRRLSVRMNRTMYRFGIITCIFLPMSFLTGLLGINVGGIPFASSPYGFLIACLTVLALAFGQWWLFRRLRWV; encoded by the coding sequence ATGTTCGAGGAAGAAAACGCGCAATGGGGGCTGGTGCATGCCCTGGTGCTGGACGGTAAAGGCGGTGCGCGTTCGATAGCCCGGACTGATCTCGACGATTTGCAGCTGCAGGCCCATGAAAGCCTGTGGTTGCATTGGGATCGCAGTCACCCGCAGACCCAGACCTGGCTGCGCAAATCCAGTGGGCTCAACGAATTCGCCTGCGACCTGCTGCTGGAAGAAAACACTCGTCCACGCCTGTTGCCGCTGCCGGATTCCGAGCTGCTGCTGTTTTTGCGCGGGGTCAATCTCAACCCCGGCGCCGAGCCGGAAGACATGGTGTCGGTGCGAATCTTCGCCTCGGCCCAGCGGGTGATTTCCCTGCGTTTGCGTCCGTTGCGCGCCACCGACGAGTTGCTGGTGATGCTGGGCGAGGGCAAGGGGCCGAAAACCTCGTCCGAACTGATGCTTTATCTGGCGCAATTCCTCACCAACAAGGTGCAGGATCTGGTGACTTGCCTCTCCGAAGTGGTCGATGAAGAGGAAGAAAAACTGGATGCCGACGAACGGTATACCCCCGAGCATGGTGCCATTTTGCACATCCGTCGCCGGGCTGCCGGACTGAAGCGTTTTCTGGCACCGCAGCGGGATATTTTCGGACAGCTGACGCGGATAAAACTGCCGTGGTTCGTCGATGACGATGCCGACTACTGGAACGAATTGAACAACAGCCTGACCCGTTATCTCGAAGAGCTCGAATTGACCCGAGAGCGCGTGGGGCTTGTGCTGGAGGCCGAAGACCGGCGCTTGAGCGTGCGAATGAATCGCACGATGTATCGCTTCGGGATCATCACCTGCATCTTTTTGCCAATGAGTTTTCTGACCGGTCTGCTGGGTATAAATGTCGGCGGCATTCCGTTCGCGAGCAGCCCTTATGGTTTCCTGATTGCCTGCCTGACGGTGCTTGCCCTGGCGTTCGGACAATGGTGGTTGTTCCGCCGTTTGCGCTGGGTATGA
- the sigX gene encoding RNA polymerase sigma factor SigX, whose translation MNKAQTLSTRYDPRELSDEELVARSHTELFHVTRAYEELMRRYQRTLFNVCARYLGNDRDADDVCQEVMLKVLYGLKNFEGKSKFKTWLYSITYNECITQYRKERRKRRLMDALSLDPLEEASEEKAPKPEEKGGLDRWLVYVNPIDREILVLRFVAELEFQEIADIMHMGLSATKMRYKRALDKLREKFAGIAET comes from the coding sequence TTGAATAAAGCCCAAACGCTATCCACGCGCTACGACCCCCGCGAGCTCTCTGATGAGGAGTTGGTCGCGCGCTCGCATACCGAGCTTTTTCACGTGACGCGCGCGTATGAAGAATTGATGCGGCGTTACCAGCGGACATTATTTAACGTTTGTGCGCGATATCTCGGGAACGATCGCGACGCGGACGATGTCTGTCAGGAGGTGATGTTGAAGGTGCTGTACGGCCTGAAGAACTTCGAGGGGAAATCGAAGTTCAAGACATGGCTATATAGCATCACGTACAACGAATGCATCACACAGTATCGGAAGGAACGGCGAAAGCGTCGCTTGATGGACGCACTGAGTCTTGACCCCCTCGAGGAAGCGTCCGAAGAAAAGGCGCCGAAACCCGAGGAGAAGGGCGGACTGGATCGCTGGCTGGTGTATGTGAACCCGATTGACCGGGAAATTCTGGTGCTACGATTTGTCGCAGAGCTGGAGTTTCAGGAGATCGCAGACATCATGCACATGGGTTTGAGTGCGACAAAAATGCGTTACAAACGCGCTCTTGATAAATTGCGTGAGAAATTTGCAGGCATTGCTGAAACTTAG
- the rraA gene encoding ribonuclease E activity regulator RraA, whose amino-acid sequence MNHYLTPDLCDAYPELVQVLEPMFSNFGGRDSFGGEIVTIKCFEDNSLVKEQAELKGNGKVLVVDGGGSLRCALLGDMIAEKASKNGWEGLVIYGCIRDVDVIAQTDLGVQALASHPKKTEKRGLGDLNVPVTFAGVTFHPGQYIYADNNGVIISPSPLKMPE is encoded by the coding sequence ATGAACCATTACCTTACGCCTGACCTGTGCGACGCCTATCCGGAGCTGGTGCAGGTGCTGGAACCGATGTTCAGCAATTTCGGCGGCCGTGATTCGTTCGGCGGCGAGATCGTGACCATCAAGTGCTTCGAAGACAACTCGTTGGTCAAGGAACAAGCGGAACTCAAGGGTAACGGCAAGGTGCTGGTGGTCGATGGCGGTGGTTCTCTGCGCTGCGCGCTGCTGGGCGACATGATCGCCGAGAAAGCCTCGAAAAACGGTTGGGAAGGGCTGGTCATCTACGGCTGCATTCGGGACGTCGACGTCATTGCCCAGACCGATCTTGGTGTTCAGGCGTTGGCCAGCCACCCGAAAAAGACTGAGAAACGTGGTCTCGGTGACCTCAACGTACCGGTGACGTTTGCGGGTGTCACTTTCCATCCCGGCCAGTACATTTACGCGGACAACAATGGCGTGATCATCTCGCCAAGTCCGCTGAAGATGCCTGAATAA
- a CDS encoding alpha/beta fold hydrolase translates to MQSSSNLFPVALISAERRGDLSEDVYRLKPGNSPDWSVEIAVTRLGMADEPASRGVPVILLHGSFSNRRFWFSPKGLGLGAYLTRLGFDVWIPEMRGHGLSQRNEDYRRNRVADYARYDLPAIAAFVREQSGQIPHWIGHSLGGITLAAALGGEYLGEPAVASAAFFGTQVSRTYWPLKIPPVEWSGRFILKRFAQLSGSRLKRGPEDEPIGLALESMRWYGLFGRFGDKDKDWWAGLADVQVPVLAVSAAGDHQDPAWACEKLFEQIGSEHKQFINLGREQGFNDQFGHVEMLVSKAAQAEVWPLVARWLADQHTPLLGEKPDLAAAV, encoded by the coding sequence ATGCAAAGCAGCAGCAACCTTTTTCCCGTCGCCCTGATCAGCGCCGAACGACGCGGTGATCTGAGCGAAGACGTTTACCGTTTGAAACCGGGCAACAGCCCTGACTGGTCCGTGGAAATCGCGGTGACCCGTCTCGGCATGGCGGATGAGCCGGCGTCGCGCGGCGTGCCGGTGATCTTGCTGCACGGCAGTTTTTCCAACCGGCGCTTCTGGTTTTCGCCGAAGGGCCTGGGCCTGGGTGCGTATCTGACGCGGCTGGGCTTCGATGTGTGGATCCCGGAAATGCGCGGTCACGGTCTGTCCCAGCGCAACGAGGACTACCGCCGTAACCGCGTCGCCGACTATGCCCGTTACGATCTGCCGGCCATCGCCGCGTTCGTGCGTGAGCAGAGCGGGCAGATTCCGCACTGGATCGGCCACTCGCTGGGTGGCATCACGTTGGCGGCCGCACTGGGCGGCGAATACCTGGGGGAGCCGGCGGTGGCGTCGGCGGCGTTTTTCGGCACCCAGGTCAGCCGTACGTACTGGCCGCTGAAGATTCCGCCGGTGGAGTGGAGCGGGCGCTTCATTCTCAAGCGTTTTGCCCAGTTGTCCGGCTCGCGGCTCAAGCGCGGCCCGGAAGACGAACCGATCGGCCTGGCGCTGGAAAGCATGCGCTGGTACGGGCTGTTCGGTCGTTTCGGCGACAAGGACAAGGATTGGTGGGCGGGCCTTGCCGATGTGCAGGTGCCGGTGCTGGCGGTGAGTGCGGCGGGGGATCATCAGGATCCGGCCTGGGCGTGCGAGAAGCTGTTCGAGCAGATCGGTTCCGAGCACAAGCAGTTCATCAACCTGGGCCGTGAGCAGGGTTTCAACGATCAGTTCGGCCATGTCGAAATGCTGGTCAGCAAGGCGGCGCAGGCTGAGGTCTGGCCGCTGGTGGCGCGTTGGCTGGCGGATCAGCACACGCCGTTGCTCGGCGAGAAGCCGGATCTGGCGGCAGCGGTGTGA
- the cobA gene encoding uroporphyrinogen-III C-methyltransferase, whose amino-acid sequence MNAKVWLVGAGPGDPELLTLKAVRALREAEVVLIDDLVNDAVLEHCPAARIIAVGKRGGCRSTPQAFIHRLMLRYALQGKCVVRLKGGDPCIFGRGGEEAQWLRERGVEVELVNGITAGLAGATQCDIPLTLRGVARGVTLVTAHTQDDSQLNWRALAQGGTTLVIYMGVAKLGEIREQLLAGGMASDTPVAMIENASLPEQRECRSDLTAMEDDALGFQLKSPAILVIGTVAAAATQVDTIGWAADRLA is encoded by the coding sequence ATGAACGCGAAAGTCTGGCTGGTGGGCGCGGGTCCCGGTGATCCTGAATTGCTGACGTTAAAAGCGGTGCGTGCGTTGCGCGAAGCCGAAGTGGTGCTGATTGACGATCTGGTCAATGACGCGGTACTTGAGCACTGCCCTGCTGCACGGATCATTGCCGTCGGCAAACGCGGTGGCTGCCGCTCGACGCCCCAGGCGTTCATCCATCGGTTGATGCTGCGTTACGCCCTTCAGGGCAAATGCGTAGTGCGGCTCAAGGGCGGCGATCCGTGCATTTTCGGGCGTGGGGGTGAGGAAGCGCAGTGGTTACGCGAGCGCGGGGTCGAGGTGGAACTGGTCAATGGCATCACCGCCGGACTGGCCGGCGCGACCCAGTGTGATATTCCGCTGACGTTGCGCGGCGTGGCCCGGGGCGTGACGCTGGTTACGGCTCATACCCAGGACGACAGCCAGTTGAACTGGCGGGCCCTGGCCCAAGGCGGGACAACGCTGGTGATTTACATGGGAGTGGCGAAGCTCGGCGAGATTCGCGAACAGCTGTTGGCAGGCGGTATGGCATCGGATACGCCAGTGGCGATGATCGAGAATGCTTCATTGCCAGAACAACGCGAATGCCGCAGTGATCTGACAGCGATGGAAGACGATGCTCTTGGTTTCCAGCTCAAGAGTCCTGCGATTCTGGTCATAGGCACCGTCGCAGCGGCTGCAACCCAGGTCGATACGATTGGCTGGGCAGCGGATCGTCTGGCCTGA
- the ppsR gene encoding posphoenolpyruvate synthetase regulatory kinase/phosphorylase PpsR — protein sequence MKRSAFFISDGTGITAETLGQSLLAQFENITFSKFTRPYIDSVEKARAMVQQINKAAETDGFRPIIFDTIVNQDIREILATSNGFMIDIFSTFLAPLEQELTEHSSYTVGKSHSIGHNSNYMERIEAVNFALDNDDGARTHYYDKADLILVGVSRCGKTPTCLYMAMQFGIRAANYPLTEDDMERLQLPAALRAHQHKLFGLTIDPDRLTAIRNERKPNSRYSSYAQCEFEVREVENLFRRENIPNINSTHFSVEEISAKILVEKGVERRFK from the coding sequence ATGAAACGATCTGCTTTCTTTATCTCCGATGGCACCGGCATCACCGCCGAAACCCTGGGTCAAAGCCTTCTGGCGCAGTTCGAAAACATTACCTTCAGCAAATTCACGCGGCCGTACATCGACAGCGTTGAAAAAGCGCGGGCCATGGTACAACAAATCAACAAAGCCGCTGAAACCGACGGTTTCCGGCCGATCATCTTCGACACCATCGTCAATCAGGACATTCGTGAGATTCTCGCAACCTCCAATGGTTTCATGATCGACATCTTCTCGACGTTCCTCGCCCCGCTCGAACAGGAACTGACCGAGCATTCTTCCTACACCGTCGGCAAGTCCCACTCCATCGGTCACAACTCCAATTACATGGAGCGGATCGAGGCGGTGAACTTCGCCCTCGACAACGATGACGGCGCCCGCACGCACTATTACGACAAGGCCGACCTGATACTAGTGGGCGTGTCGCGTTGTGGTAAGACGCCGACGTGCCTGTACATGGCGATGCAGTTCGGCATCCGCGCGGCCAACTACCCGCTGACCGAAGACGACATGGAACGCCTGCAATTGCCGGCCGCCCTGCGCGCCCACCAGCACAAGCTGTTCGGCCTGACCATCGACCCGGACCGCCTCACCGCGATCCGCAACGAACGCAAGCCCAACAGCCGCTATTCGAGCTACGCCCAGTGCGAGTTCGAAGTGCGCGAGGTGGAAAACCTGTTCCGCCGCGAGAACATCCCGAACATCAACTCCACGCATTTCTCGGTAGAAGAAATTTCCGCGAAGATCCTCGTGGAAAAAGGCGTGGAGCGGCGCTTCAAATAG
- a CDS encoding OmpA family protein: MKLKNTLGLAIGSLIAATSFGALAQGQGAVEIEGFAKKEQFDSARNFKNNGNLFGGSIGYFLTDDVELRLGYDEVHNVRADDGKNVKGANTALDALYHFNNPGDMLRPYVSAGFSDQSIDQNGSNGRNRSTFANLGAGAKLYFTDNFYARAGVEAQYNIDQGDTEWAPSVGIGVNFGGGSKPAAAPVPAPAEVCSDSDNDGVCDNVDKCPDTPANVTVDADGCPAVAEVVRVELDVKFDFDKSVVKPNSYGDIKNLADFMKQYPSTTTTVEGHTDNVGPDAYNQKLSERRANAVKQVLTNQYGVESSRVQSVGYGETRPVADNKTDAGRAVNRRVEAQVEAQAK, translated from the coding sequence ATGAAACTGAAAAACACCTTGGGCTTGGCCATTGGTTCTTTGATTGCCGCCACTTCTTTCGGCGCTCTGGCACAAGGCCAAGGCGCAGTTGAAATCGAAGGCTTCGCAAAGAAAGAACAATTCGACAGCGCTCGTAACTTCAAGAACAACGGCAACCTGTTCGGCGGTTCGATCGGTTACTTCCTGACCGACGACGTTGAACTGCGTCTGGGCTACGACGAAGTGCACAACGTGCGTGCCGACGATGGCAAGAACGTCAAGGGCGCCAACACCGCTCTGGACGCTCTGTACCACTTCAACAACCCAGGCGACATGCTGCGTCCATACGTCTCGGCCGGTTTCTCCGACCAGAGCATCGACCAGAACGGCTCGAACGGTCGTAACCGTTCCACCTTCGCCAACCTGGGCGCTGGTGCCAAGCTGTACTTCACCGACAACTTCTACGCCCGTGCTGGCGTTGAAGCTCAGTACAACATCGACCAGGGCGACACCGAGTGGGCTCCTAGCGTCGGTATCGGTGTGAACTTCGGTGGCGGCTCCAAGCCTGCTGCTGCTCCAGTTCCAGCTCCGGCTGAAGTCTGCTCCGACAGCGACAACGACGGCGTTTGCGACAACGTTGACAAGTGCCCAGACACCCCAGCCAACGTAACTGTTGACGCTGATGGCTGCCCGGCAGTTGCTGAAGTTGTTCGTGTAGAGCTGGACGTCAAGTTCGACTTCGACAAGTCGGTTGTGAAGCCAAACAGCTACGGCGACATCAAAAACCTGGCTGACTTCATGAAGCAGTACCCATCCACCACCACTACTGTTGAAGGTCACACTGACAACGTCGGTCCTGACGCTTACAACCAGAAACTGTCCGAGCGTCGTGCAAACGCCGTCAAGCAAGTTCTGACCAACCAGTACGGTGTTGAATCGTCCCGCGTTCAGTCTGTTGGCTACGGCGAAACCCGCCCAGTTGCTGACAACAAAACTGACGCTGGCCGTGCTGTTAACCGTCGCGTAGAAGCGCAGGTTGAAGCTCAAGCTAAGTAA
- a CDS encoding mechanosensitive ion channel family protein — MELDLWTQSLVTAMTALWTKVANFIPNLFGALVVLLLGFVVAKLLDTLLSKLLAKLGLDRLMGGTGLTKLMSRAGLQVPISTLIGKIVYWFVLLIFLVSAAESLGLERVSATLDMLALYLPKVFGAALVLLVGVLLAQLANGLVRGAAEGVGLDYASGLGRIAQGLVIIISISVAISQLEVKTDLLNHVIVIVLITVGLAVALAMGLGSREIAGQILAGIYVRELYQVGQQVRIGEVEGQIEEIGTVKTTLLTDEGELVSLSNRILLEQHVSSR, encoded by the coding sequence ATGGAACTTGATCTCTGGACTCAGAGCCTCGTCACTGCAATGACTGCGTTGTGGACCAAAGTCGCTAACTTCATTCCGAACCTGTTCGGCGCACTGGTTGTGTTGTTGTTGGGTTTTGTCGTGGCCAAGCTGCTGGATACCTTGCTGTCCAAACTGCTGGCCAAACTGGGCCTCGATCGCCTGATGGGCGGCACCGGCCTGACCAAATTGATGTCCCGCGCGGGGCTGCAAGTGCCGATCTCGACCCTGATCGGCAAGATCGTCTATTGGTTCGTTCTGCTGATTTTCCTGGTTTCGGCAGCAGAATCACTTGGACTTGAGCGAGTTTCAGCTACGCTTGACATGCTGGCGCTGTATTTGCCGAAAGTGTTCGGTGCCGCGCTGGTGTTGCTGGTGGGTGTCCTGCTCGCGCAACTGGCCAATGGCCTGGTTCGCGGGGCGGCAGAAGGCGTAGGCCTGGACTACGCTTCAGGACTTGGGCGAATTGCCCAGGGCCTGGTGATCATCATCAGCATTTCGGTCGCGATCAGTCAGCTGGAGGTCAAGACCGACCTGCTGAACCATGTGATCGTCATTGTATTGATTACCGTTGGTCTGGCGGTTGCGCTGGCCATGGGTTTGGGAAGCCGGGAAATTGCCGGTCAGATTCTTGCGGGAATCTATGTGCGTGAGTTGTATCAGGTTGGGCAACAAGTGCGTATTGGCGAGGTCGAAGGCCAGATCGAAGAGATCGGCACGGTTAAGACCACATTGCTGACCGATGAGGGTGAGCTAGTCTCTCTCTCCAATCGGATCCTGCTGGAGCAGCATGTGAGTAGCCGCTAA